One Campylobacter lari DNA segment encodes these proteins:
- a CDS encoding efflux RND transporter permease subunit, with amino-acid sequence MLSKILKIFLNFPKLTLGITLIFCIFFSFFAKNLSVDASAESLLLEHDEGLKLYREVSARYGNDNFLMLAFAPKDKDIFTKENLETIKNLTLDLEKINGVQKVFSITNAPLLASSKGKELKELIQNIPNIFSQDVDVNLAKKEILNQPFYKNNIISKDGKTTGILIYLAPDLVYNDLINSRDNAKSENEKEHFRALIKKHQESSREFSAKRLEEITKIVSKYSQNGDFLHLGGVEMIANDMINYVKSDLKIYGLSLIGLLFIALWWFFGSLRLVFLALGICVVSLFTSSGIFALLGFDITVVSSNYVALVLIITVSVVIHLIVHFIENLHKHPKASVYKLLLSTLLDKASPSFYAILTTVVGFLSFVFSDIEPIIKLGIMMSLGISVSLILAYIYFASILVLMPRLNFKELNQNSLKFLSFCANASLKHRKIIYGISLFCVAFALYGILQIKVENSFVSYFKDSSRIKQGLLVIDKELGGTMPLDVIIKFKQGPKQNESLDEFEQEFDDLAKDDRYFFSSEKTRIAAKVHEFLSKQKYVGSVLSLQSLLELGKSINNGKALDDFALAFLYENLDENFKKQVLTPFVSVENNELRFSVRMLDSDPNLRRDAFLKQLEKDLKELLQNDNVEVKISGIMPLYNNMLQSLFSSQFDTLAFVVLVIFALFVVIFRSFVYAFVAILANLIPLALVFGLMGVFNIPLDIMSITIAAICIGIGVDDMIHYIHRFKEELKHKSLEEAIKASHMGIGSAIYYTSVTIILGFLVMISSNFIPTIYFGLLTVLAMGLLLFGSLFLLPSFILSYHYLKQNYNKVKSKSHKHQKQ; translated from the coding sequence ATGCTAAGTAAAATTTTAAAAATCTTTCTTAATTTCCCAAAGCTAACTTTGGGGATTACTTTAATCTTTTGCATATTTTTTAGTTTTTTTGCTAAAAATTTAAGTGTTGATGCAAGTGCTGAAAGCTTGCTTTTAGAGCATGATGAGGGTTTGAAACTATATAGAGAAGTTTCGGCGCGTTATGGTAATGATAATTTTTTGATGCTTGCTTTTGCTCCTAAAGATAAAGATATTTTTACTAAAGAAAATTTAGAAACTATAAAAAATTTAACTCTTGATTTAGAAAAAATCAATGGTGTGCAAAAGGTATTTTCTATCACTAATGCGCCTTTACTTGCAAGTTCTAAAGGTAAAGAGTTAAAAGAGCTTATCCAAAATATACCTAATATTTTTAGTCAAGATGTGGATGTTAATCTAGCTAAAAAAGAAATTTTAAACCAACCCTTTTATAAAAATAATATCATCTCAAAAGATGGAAAAACAACGGGAATTTTGATTTATCTAGCGCCTGATCTTGTTTATAATGACTTGATTAATTCAAGAGATAATGCAAAAAGTGAAAATGAAAAAGAGCATTTTAGAGCTTTGATTAAAAAACACCAAGAAAGCTCAAGGGAATTTAGTGCAAAAAGATTAGAAGAAATTACTAAAATAGTATCTAAATATAGTCAAAATGGAGACTTTTTACATCTTGGTGGTGTAGAAATGATCGCTAATGATATGATTAATTATGTAAAAAGTGATTTAAAAATTTATGGTCTTAGTTTAATAGGGCTTTTATTTATAGCACTTTGGTGGTTTTTTGGCTCTTTGCGCTTAGTGTTCTTGGCTTTGGGAATTTGTGTGGTTTCGCTTTTTACTTCAAGTGGGATTTTCGCACTTTTAGGCTTTGATATTACCGTAGTGTCTTCAAACTATGTAGCTTTAGTGCTTATTATCACTGTTTCTGTTGTGATACACTTAATCGTGCATTTTATAGAAAATTTACACAAACACCCAAAAGCTAGCGTTTATAAGCTTTTACTCTCAACCTTACTTGATAAAGCAAGTCCTAGTTTTTATGCTATTTTAACCACAGTTGTTGGGTTTTTAAGTTTTGTTTTTTCAGATATTGAGCCTATTATCAAACTTGGTATTATGATGAGTCTTGGTATTAGTGTGAGTTTGATTTTAGCTTATATTTATTTTGCAAGTATTTTGGTATTAATGCCACGTTTAAATTTTAAAGAGCTTAATCAAAATTCATTGAAATTTTTAAGTTTTTGTGCAAATGCAAGCTTAAAACATAGAAAAATTATCTATGGTATAAGTTTGTTTTGTGTAGCTTTTGCTTTGTATGGAATTTTACAAATTAAAGTAGAAAATAGCTTTGTGAGTTATTTTAAAGATAGTTCTAGGATTAAACAAGGCTTGTTGGTTATAGATAAAGAGCTAGGTGGAACTATGCCTTTAGATGTGATTATCAAGTTTAAGCAAGGTCCAAAACAAAATGAAAGTTTAGATGAGTTTGAACAAGAATTTGATGATTTAGCCAAAGATGATAGGTATTTTTTTAGTAGTGAAAAAACAAGAATAGCTGCTAAGGTTCATGAGTTTTTAAGTAAGCAAAAATACGTAGGCTCTGTGCTTAGCTTACAAAGTTTACTAGAGCTTGGAAAAAGTATTAATAATGGCAAGGCTTTAGATGATTTTGCTTTAGCATTTTTATATGAAAATTTAGATGAGAATTTTAAAAAGCAAGTTTTAACCCCTTTTGTAAGTGTTGAAAATAATGAGTTGCGATTTAGCGTGCGTATGCTAGATAGTGATCCAAATTTAAGACGCGATGCTTTTTTAAAACAGCTTGAAAAAGACTTAAAAGAACTTTTGCAAAATGATAATGTAGAGGTTAAAATCAGTGGTATTATGCCTTTATATAATAATATGCTTCAAAGTCTTTTTTCATCACAATTTGACACTTTAGCCTTTGTAGTGCTTGTGATTTTTGCTTTGTTTGTGGTGATTTTTAGAAGTTTTGTTTATGCTTTTGTGGCGATTTTGGCTAATCTCATACCTTTGGCTTTAGTATTTGGCTTAATGGGTGTTTTCAATATACCACTTGATATTATGAGTATTACTATAGCTGCTATTTGTATTGGAATAGGGGTTGATGATATGATTCATTATATACATCGTTTTAAAGAAGAATTAAAACATAAAAGCTTAGAAGAGGCTATAAAAGCTTCACATATGGGTATAGGAAGTGCGATTTATTATACTAGTGTTACGATTATTCTAGGCTTTTTGGTAATGATTAGTAGTAATTTTATCCCAACGATTTATTTTGGCTTACTTACGGTTTTGGCTATGGGTTTGCTTTTGTTTGGTTCGCTTTTTTTATTGCCAAGTTTTATTTTAAGCTATCATTATCTTAAGCAAAATTATAATAAAGTAAAATCCAAATCACATAAACACCAAAAGCAATAA
- a CDS encoding Tgt2/MlaC family protein, translated as MKKIIVLLFSVVFAFALNLQDISKTMQEKIDESLKILDQNKNDKAKAAEKIFALFDGVFDYELMAKLSLSTRYEKLSENEKNEFNKAFEKNLKKSFTDKLALYDSQKLKVINLEEKNKRAFLKTSMIVDGKENFVIFKFYDKNNDWQIYDVDIFGISIIQTYRSQFKDVLQNGDFKTLLEKLSSVDFSK; from the coding sequence ATGAAAAAAATCATAGTTTTGCTTTTTAGTGTAGTATTTGCTTTTGCTTTAAATTTGCAAGATATTTCTAAAACTATGCAAGAAAAGATTGATGAGAGTTTAAAAATTCTAGATCAAAATAAAAATGATAAAGCTAAAGCAGCGGAAAAAATCTTTGCTTTATTTGATGGTGTTTTTGATTATGAGCTTATGGCTAAACTTAGTCTTTCTACAAGATATGAAAAATTAAGTGAAAATGAAAAAAATGAATTTAACAAAGCTTTTGAAAAAAATCTTAAAAAAAGTTTCACAGATAAACTTGCTTTGTATGATTCTCAAAAATTAAAAGTGATTAATTTAGAAGAAAAAAACAAAAGAGCTTTTTTAAAAACTTCTATGATAGTAGATGGCAAAGAAAATTTTGTAATCTTTAAATTTTATGATAAAAATAATGACTGGCAAATTTATGATGTGGATATTTTTGGTATAAGTATCATACAAACTTATCGCTCACAGTTTAAAGATGTCTTACAAAATGGTGATTTTAAAACCTTGCTTGAAAAGCTTTCTAGTGTTGATTTTTCTAAATAA